The following are encoded in a window of Bos indicus isolate NIAB-ARS_2022 breed Sahiwal x Tharparkar chromosome 21, NIAB-ARS_B.indTharparkar_mat_pri_1.0, whole genome shotgun sequence genomic DNA:
- the MPHOSPH10 gene encoding U3 small nucleolar ribonucleoprotein protein MPP10 — MARPAWRRRTLERCLREVGKATDSPECFLTIQDELASKFTSLTKVLYDFNKVLENDRKHGSPLKKLMINNFDDEQIWQQLELQNEPILQHFQSAVSETIEDEDISLLPENEEQECEEDVMELEAADQEDLEQDLEEEEVEEAEEVEVSDLSADDPEADERAKNSSKLDLRKSPDFSDEDSDLDFDISKLERQSKVQSRVPRKPTEKSIVDDKFFKLSEMETFLENMEKEEEQRDDQEEDDIDFFEDVDSDEDEGGLFGGQDLKSGKSSRNLKYKDFFDPVESDEDVASVQDDGNELASNEEEEIAEGEESISETDEDDDLEESGDSKQHKETLKRVTFALPNDEDTEDTNILNVQKDSDEVKSSFEKRQEKMNEKIASLEKELLEKKPWQLQGEVTAQKRPENSLLEETLHFDHAVRMAPVITEETTLQLEDIIKQRIKDQAWDDVVRKEKPKEDAFEYKKRLTLDHEKSKLSLAEIYEQEYIKLNQQKTAEEENPEHVEIQKMMDSLFLKLDALSNFHFIPKPPVPEIKVVSNLPAVTMEEVAPVSVSDAALLAPEEVKEKNKAGDIKTAAEKTATDKKRERRKKKYQKHLKIKEKEKRRRLLEKNNPDQAGRYTKAVASEKLKQLTKTGKASLLKDEGKDKALKSSQAFFSKLQDQVKMQISNAKKTEKKKKKNQDISVHKLKL, encoded by the exons CATTCAAGATGAACTGGCATCAAAGTTTACTTCTTTAACAAAAGTACTTTATGACTTTAATAAAGTACTAGAGAATGACAGGAAACATGggagtcctttaaaaaaattgatgatAAATAATTTCGATGATGAGCAGATTTGGCAACAGTTGGAACTGCAAAATGAACCAATTTTACAGCACTTCCAGAGTGCAGTTAGTGAAACCATTGAAGATGAAGACATCAGTCTTCTCCCAGAGAATGAAGAGCAGGAGTGTGAAGAGGATGTGATGGAGCTGGAGGCTGCTGACCAGGAGGACTTGGAACAAGAtttagaggaggaggaggtggaggaagcagaggaggtGGAAGTGTCAGACCTGAGTGCTGATGATCCTGAAGCAGATGAGAGAGCCAAAAACTCAAGCAAATTGGATCTGAGGAAAAGCCCAGATTTCAGCGATGAGGACTCTGATCTTGATTTTGATATCAGCAAACTAGAACGTCAGAGCAAGGTGCAAAGCAGAGTGCCTAGGAAACCAACAGAAAAGTCCATAGTAGATGATAAATTCTTCAAGCTCTCTGAGATGGAGACCTTTTTagaaaacatggaaaaagaagaggaacaaaGAGATGACCAAGAGGAAGATGatattgatttttttgaagatGTGGATTCTGATGAAGATGAAGGAGGACTGTTTGGAGGCCAGGATCTTAAG tcAGGTAAAAGTTCCAGAAACCTGAAATACAAAGATTTCTTTGATCCAGTTGAAAGTGATGAAGACGTAGCAAGTGTCCAGGATGATGGGAATGAACTGGCTTCAAATGAAGAGGAAGAGATTGCTGAAGGAGAAGAAAGCATTTCTGAGAC GGATGAAGATGATGACcttgaagaaagtggagacagTAAACAACATAAAGAAACCTTGAAAAGAGTGACCTTTGCTCTGCCCAATGATGAGGACACTGAAGATACAAATATCTTAAATGTACAGAAAGACTCTGATGAAGTCAAATCCTCTTttgaaaaaagacaagaaaag ATGAATGAAAAAATTGCATCTTTGGAAAAAGAGTTGTTGGAGAAGAAACCTTGGCAGCTTCAAGGAGAAGTGACAGCGCAGAAGCGGCCCGAGAACAGCCTCCTGGAAGAGACCCTGCACTTCGACCACGCCGTGCGCATGG CACCTGTGATCACAGAGGAAACCACTCTCCAACTAGAGGATATCATTAAGCAGAGGATAAAAGATCAG GCTTGGGATGATGTCGTACGCAAAGAAAAGCCTAAAGAGGATGCATTTGAGTATAAAAAGCGTTTAACACTGGACCACGAAAAGAGTAAATTGAGCCTTGCTGAAATTTACGAACAGGAGTACATCAAACTCAACCAG CAAAAAACAGCAGAGGAAGAAAATCCAGAGCATGTAGAAATCCAGAAGATGATGGACTCCCTCTTCTTAAAGTTGGATGCGCTCTCAAACTTCCACTTCATCCCCAAGCCA CCTGTTCCAGAAATTAAAGTGGTATCAAATCTGCCTGCTGTCACCATGGAGGAGGTTGCCCCCGTGAGTGTCAGTGACGCAGCCCTCCTGGCCCCAGAGGAGGTCAAG gagaaaaataaagctggagaTATAAAAACAGCTGCTGAGAAAACAGCTACAGACAAGAAacgagaaaggaggaaaaagaaatatcaaaagcatttgaaaataaaggagaaagaaaagcggAGAAGACTTCTTGAAAAGAATAACCCAGACCAGGCAGGGAGATACACCAAAGCAGTAGCCTCTGAGAAGCTGAAACAGCTGACCAAGACAGGAAAAGCCTCTCTGCTAAAG GATGAAGGTAAAGACAAAGCCTTAAAATCATCTCAGGCATTCTTTTCTAAATTACAAGATCAAGTGAAAATGCAAATCAGCAATGCAAAGAAAAccgagaagaaaaagaagaaaaaccaggaTATATCGGTTCATAAATTAAAGCTgtaa